The Punica granatum isolate Tunisia-2019 chromosome 4, ASM765513v2, whole genome shotgun sequence genome has a window encoding:
- the LOC116205047 gene encoding BTB/POZ domain and ankyrin repeat-containing protein NPR1-like yields MENEYEISSSSLSFVSFPAGDTNLSGPEIEANPDYLSLSMLSSSLEKLRLDPGLGYADAEIVVDGVPVGVHRCLLAVRSEYFQGLFSKPCNDSQGNGSNDKPRYHMAELMAPTRGYVGIEAFNVVLNYLYTAKMKPSPPEVSTCVNDQCDHDACRPTIDYAVELMYASSTFQIQELVLLLQRRLLYFVDKALIEDVIPILVASFRCNSKQLLSHCIQRVSMSDLDSVVLEKEIPPEVLPEIKSLRNESNQGSGSALPQEDLTDHQKGIQRIHKAIDSDDVELLELLLKESRVTLNDAFALHYATAYSDPKVVKKVLDLKLADLNLKNSRGLTVLHVAARRKVPSILGALLENGACALETTPDGQTALCICRKLTRPKDYEDIQKGKESNKDQVCIDLLERGMKNVSASGRRLVRSEVTAADLHMLGYFESRVKMAAMLFPAEARTAMEMAEADWTPLYKGLALKGSWGTGNSNETACMSAERLQQKLQALRKTVEMGERYFPNCSEEIVKFIDDMPDAMYLEKGTEEEKESKKRRYMELRDDIQRAFYKDIAETNVPASSSLSQASSSSSSSSPRNRIRNRIKLKV; encoded by the exons ATGGAGAATGAATACGAGATCTCTTCGTCCTCCCTGAGCTTCGTGTCCTTTCCCGCTGGCGACACGAACTTGTCGGGCCCCGAGATCGAGGCCAACCCTGACTACCTGAGCCTCAGCATGCTCAGCTCGAGCCTCGAGAAGCTCCGCCTCGACCCCGGGCTTGGCTACGCCGATGCTGAGATCGTAGTTGATGGGGTCCCCGTTGGGGTCCACCGCTGCCTGTTGGCGGTCCGGAGCGAGTATTTCCAGGGCCTCTTTAGTAAGCCCTGCAATGATAGCCAGGGCAATGGTAGTAATGATAAGCCGAGGTACCACATGGCCGAGTTGATGGCCCCAACTCGGGGCTACGTGGGGATCGAGGCCTTCAATGTAGTATTGAATTACCTGTACACGGCGAAGATGAAGCCGTCCCCCCCTGAGGTCTCGACGTGCGTCAATGATCAGTGCGACCATGATGCCTGTCGTCCCACAATTGACTACGCCGTCGAGCTGATGTACGCCTCCTCGACTTTCCAGATCCAAGAGCTTGTGTTGCTTCTTCAG CGCCGCCTTCTCTACTTTGTCGATAAAGCTCTCATTGAAGATGTGATCCCAATTCTGGTTGCTTCCTTCCGCTGCAACTCAAAGCAGCTTCTTTCTCACTGCATCCAACGTGTTTCGATGTCGGATCTCGACAGCGTAGTTCTGGAGAAGGAGATACCTCCTGAGGTCTTGCCCGAGATAAAAAGTCTGCGCAACGAATCTAACCAAGGCTCTGGATCCGCATTGCCCCAAGAAGACCTCACTGATCATCAGAAAGGAATTCAGAGGATCCACAAAGCGATTGACTCCGATGATGTGGAACTGCTAGAACTCCTCCTGAAAGAATCTAGAGTCACGTTGAATGATGCCTTTGCTCTCCACTATGCCACTGCTTACTCCGACCCGAAGGTTGTCAAGAAGGTTCTTGACCTCAAATTGGCCGATCTCAACCTCAAGAACTCTCGGGGACTCACAGTTCTCCACGTGGCTGCAAGGAGGAAGGTGCCTTCGATCCTTGGGGCCCTGCTTGAGAATGGGGCCTGTGCATTAGAAACCACACCAGATGGACAGACGGCTCTGTGCATATGCCGGAAACTGACGAGACCAAAGGATTATGAGGATATACAAAAGGGAAAAGAGTCTAATAAGGATCAAGTTTGCATTGATCTCCTCGAGAGAGGAATGAAGAATGTTTCAGCCTCAGGGAGACGATTGGTCCGGTCGGAGGTTACAGCTGCTGACCTTCATATGCTGGGGTACTTCGAAAGCAGag TGAAAATGGCAGCTATGCTGTTTCCTGCTGAAGCAAGGACCGCAATGGAGATGGCCGAGGCAGATTGGACCCCGCTTTACAAAGGTTTAGCATTGAAGGGCTCGTGGGGGACCGGAAATTCTAATGAAACAGCGTGCATGTCTGCCGAGAGACTCCAACAGAAACTGCAAGCCCTCCGCAAAACCG TGGAGATGGGCGAGCGCTACTTCCCCAATTGCTCGGAGGAGATCGTGAAGTTTATTGATGATATGCCCGATGCCATGTACCTCGAGAAGGGCacagaggaggagaaggagtcCAAGAAAAGGCGGTACATGGAGCTCCGGGATGACATCCAGAGGGCATTCTATAAGGACATCGCCGAGACCAACGTGCCTGCCTCCTCTTCGTTGTCCCaagcctcctcttcctcctcgtcCTCGTCTCCCAGGAACAGGATAAGGAACCGGATCAAATTGAAGGTATAG